The DNA region GACTTGCCGCAGTTTGGATTTCCTGTGAGTAATACTCTGAATTTTTCCGTTTTATGTTCCGGAGTTTGTATTTCAGTATTTAATAATTTCATAAACTAGTTCAATTCCAGAAGATCCGCTTCTAATTTTCGAATGGCCAATCGAACAAGGCCCAATTTTACGATCATCTTATCTTGGTCCTGGAATTTTCGGACCACAGTGATCTTAGTTCCGGGAAGAAAACCCATATCTAAAAGGTTTCTGACCAGCCCTGTTTTTCCGGATTTGTTTTTAATTCCGGTGATTTTTCCGGATTCTCCCTCTTCTAATTCGAAAAGTTTGGATTTCATTTTATGAATTTTTCCCTATCCCGGATCAGATCTAATTCAGGCGCGAAAGATTTTATATATCTATCAAAGTATAAGATTTGTTTAATGAGAAGTCCGAATTCTTTAGGGATCTTTAATCCGTTTCTATCTGAAATATCCCTGAACTCGAAAAGGATCGTGTTCATCTTCTTCTCATCGAAAGCGTCCAGCTCTCCCATTTGTATATCCAGGACCATTTTACTCATTTGATTAAATACGGTTTCCAGATCCTTGGCTAACTTTTTCTCGTCAATACCCGAGGCGGTTCCATCCATACGAACTAGGCCGCTTGCGATCCGGTCGGTTCTATTTAACGCTAGACCTTCTAAAAAGATCATTAATCCTTCCCATACCTTGGAGGAAATCCTGCCAACAATCCCGAAATCGATAAAACCGACCGTTCCATCTCTTAGGATCATTAGATTTCCTGCATGTACGTCCGCATGGAAGAAGCCTGATTTGGAAAGTGTGGAAAACCAGATCTCAAGCGCGTCGGAAAGGGTTTTGGAAGGATCTTTGCTGAATTTTCGAAGTGAAATTTCGTCGGTAATCGGAGCTCCGTAGAATTTTTCCATAACCAAAACTTTTTTGGTGCTGAGCTCTCTATAAATTTTAGGAACTCTTGCTCTGGTTTCTCCGGAAGATAGAAGGTATCTTTCGAATTCTTCGCAATTGTTTGCTTCTTTTACGAAATCTATTTCTTCTAAGATGGAAGACTGGAACATTCCCACCATTTCCGAAAGTCCTGATTTGTTAAGACCGGGTACGAATATTTCGAATAGTTTGGATGCTAAAAATAGAAGGTTGAGATCTGCTCCTAATGCACCTTCTATATCCGGTCTTTGCACTTTTACAACCACATCCAGGCCGTCTTTTGTGACTGCGGAATGGACTTGTGCGATAGATGCAGATGCCATCGGGACCGGGTCAATACTTTGGAATAATTTTTGGTAATCTCTACCCAGTTCTTTTTTTAATACTTTTTGGATCTCGGAGAAAGGAAGAGGTCGTACTGAATCCAAACATTTTTGCATTTCAGTTACTATCTCTTCAGGAAAAAGAGAAGGGGCAGAAGCGATGAATTGGCCTAATTTAATATACGTTGCGCCCAATTCTTCAAACGCCTCTCTTAATCGAACTGGAATATTACGGGATCCACTTCCTCCTGTAGCCAAATCCTTTAAAAGTAGGATGGTTTTGGTGGAAAAAACATAACTACTGGTCACTATACGACTAGCACTGTTTACCCCTTGCAGAAGTTGGTCTATGAATCCGGCCATTTCACTCCAGATTATGATAACTTAGAAGGAACACAATCCAAATCAGGGAGAAAAGATACTCTGTTCGGGATAAAGGAACCGAGAGAAAGGTACTCGGGTCTATTTTGTATGTTCGGCCGAGAAAACCGTATTTTGGTTTACGGGAGCGGCGAGAATTAGAGTATGGCTCTCGAACGAGAATTTCGGTCAGTGGTATGAGCGGCGAATCGGTTTTATTGCAAGAATTAGAAAAACTCGAACTGAACGACCTAAAGAAGACAGCTGCTCTTTGGAACATTCCCAAGCTACCGTTCAAAGAAAAGAATAAGAACGTTAAGTTCCTTTTCGACAGTTTTCTGGATGAGTTTTACCTCAAAGGTGTACTGGAAAAACTCACCGTACTCCAAGTTAATATCTATACTTCTATCTTAAAAAATAAGAATGTTCTTACTTTGGGGGAGATCTCTCGTAAAGTAAATATTCCACCAATAAACGTGGAGATGGAACTTAACCTTCTCCGCAAATACCAACTCGTATACCAAAGAAAAAACAGAGAAAGACTTACCAATAACCTGGATAAGTATCATGCCTTTGACGAGCTGGCTGCATTAGTTTCTTTAGACCAAAATCTGAAAGGGGACAAATACAAGGTCTCCGTCGAAAAACTTCTAGATCGTAAGAAGCTGACTGATATTTCCAATGAATGGAAAAAAGCAGTCAAGGCTCCTGCAAAGATCGACAGTATCCGCAAGTTTATCACTCACGCGACTTCTGACGAGGCGTATGAGGCGGCTATTCTCTCCTTATCCGAATTGGAAAGGGATACAGTAGTCAGGATCTATCTAAGCGGTGGTGCTGCTGACGCAGACGATATCAGAAGTTTTATCGTAATGAGCAGAGGCAAATACGAGACGATCATTCCTGCATTAGTTGAAAAAGGAATGATTGCGGACGTTTGTTTCGTAGAGGAGAAGTTCGTAAGAATTTTTGCTCTACCGGAAGAACTTTTAAAATATATCCAAAATAATCCGATCCTTCCTTCCGTTAAAAAAGGAACTCGTCAAAGACAGGAAAAACTCGCAACCAACGAGTTGGACTTCTTCTTAAATACCAAAAAACTTCTTTCTTATATTAGTAGAAAGGGCTTGGTTTTGGCGAAATCCGGCAAGGTAAAACAGGCGGATCATAAAAGAACAGAGCAGGAATTATTAAATCCGGATATCAGCATTTTCCCTGAAAAAAGCCAGATCTATCAGATGGAACTTATCCTTCCTATACTGAAACTTCTGAACCTGGCAGATATCAAAGGGGAGAATATTATTCTGAGAGGTGACCTGGACGGTTTTCTTGCAAAGGATATATTCGAGATCATGAAACTCGTCATCCATGAGGTGAACGAGGCTAGAATGAAGAGGGTAAATCCTCCAGAGGTTTTCCAACCTACGGAAATGCCTTTTTACGATAAGATGATCTTGGACAAATGTGTGAACTTGATCATCAAGTCCAAACGTATCCATCTTTCCGTTATTTTCTCTAATATTATCAGAGAACATCTGATCTTCAGCCCAGGTTTCCGTACTAAAAATTTCCAAACCGATTTGGCGGATCTTCGTAAGGAGATCATGAGTGCGATCTTCTATCTGCATTTATTCGGATTATTAGAAGTAGAATACCCGAACCGATTCCTGACTCTTTCCAAGCTGGGAGAATATTTCTTCCAAACGGGAGAGCTTGCTGGGGTTACAGAGAAGGGTGGAATCACGATCAACCCGGACTTCTCCGTGATCGCGTTCCCGGAAAAAGTTTCTATTTACGGAATTCATCTTTTAAAAGCGTTCACAGAACTCAAAGACTACGACAGAGTTTATACTTTCGTTTTAACCAAAGAAGCATACCAATTGGGAATACTCTTAGGGTACAAAACGAACGAGTTCGTAGACTTCTTGAAAGCGTCTAGCAGAGCGGAGCTTGCCCAAAACCTTCTATTCTTATTAGAAGATTGGGGTGGCAACCTTCCTGTGGTTGAAGTCGCAGAAGATTGTGTACTTGTTCGCACCAAAGACCAGAACGTGATGGAACTTCTACTTGGTCAGATCAAAGGGAAGAAGATCGTTCTGGACGAGATTGGACCAACCGCAGTGCTTGTGGATAAAACTCGAGTCCAAGACGTGATCACAGTTGCTGAAAAACTGAACCTGATAATTAACCTGACTAGATAAGAAATAGCAAGCTCTTCTCACGCGAAGCCGCGAAGAATAAAAGATTCCTTTTTAATTGTTATAAATATATAGAGGCCCGCGATCTCGAGCTTTACCTTCTTTTCTTTGCGTCTTGGCGTGAACGAGGTATTGGAGGGTTTTTATTTCAGTCCGGAGTGACTTTGATTTTGGTTTTGAATTCCCATTTGCGGAATGGAGCCAGGGCTTGGAGCCTTTCTTCGCTCACGAAAAAAAGACCTTCCCCGAATTTGACTAATCCGCCCTTATAATGGGCGTATTTGGTTTTGTGATCGATCAGACCTATTTCCTTTACCTTATTCCAGTCATCGCAGGTTTTCAGGGTGGGAACTCTCCTGAGATACAATTCCTTGATTGAACCGTCCCGTACAGAGTCCCTTAAGATCTTTTCCCATTCCATATAAGCGCAAATTAGAATAAATTCTCTAAAATGCAACTAAGTTTCGAAATCTTCTTTTTCTCCCGAAATTTCGGGAGAGCAGTTTCAAAAATGAAAGTACTCCGCTTGGTTTTTCAGATCCTCGGACAGATGGGCGAGCCCCACAGAACCTGAACTCAATTCTTCAGTGGAGGATGCGTTAGATTGGGTCAGGTCGTTGATACTCGAAATTGTTTTCGAAATTTCTTCGACAGCCAGTTTTTGCTCCTGGATCGCAGTTTGGATACCTTCCGATCTTTCCTTCACTTCCTGGCCTTTTTTGTTCACTACCTTATTTCGGACCAGTTGTTCTCCCATCACGGAAGATACCTCGTTCATCCGGATATAGATAGTTTCTATCCTCTGGATAATTCCTCCGATCACATTTACTGTGTCTCGGATATTGCTGACTCCTATCCCGATCTCGGTTTCGTTAGCTTGGATAATATTTTCTATCTCCTTCATGCTATTAGAAGTTTTGTCAGCAAGTTTGGAAATTTCATCCGCGACTACCGCAAATCCTTTTCCTGCGGCACCTGCTCTTGCGGCCTCGATAGCTGCGTTCAACGCAAGAAGATGGATCTGTTCGGAAATTGTCGTGATAATTTCGATCACACCTGTGATCTGGTCGGAACTCTGGGAAATTTTACGGATACTTTGGTCAGTCAGTTCCAAAGATTTTCCGCCTCTTCTTGCCTCGTCCGTAATCTCTTTAACATGAGAAAGAGTGTTTTCCAGATTCTCGGAAGTGTTTTTGATGGAAGAAGAAAATTCTACCATCTCAGAGTCCAAAGAATTCAAAAGAGTGACCTGCTCCTTTGTTCTATAAGAGATTGCATCCATTCCAGCTGAAATTTCTTCTATTGAAGCTGAAATTTCCTCTGATGCTGCCGCTTGGTCTTGTGCATTATCAGAAATAGTCTTTAAAGTACTAGACATTTCGTCGGAAGAATTCGCAAGACTATGAGAGGCATCGAAAATTTTGTGAAGGACCGCTTTTACCTTACGATTGAATTCATTGATACTGATCGCCATTTCTCCGATCTCATCTCTGGAAAGAACCGTGAGTTTATGGGTAAGATCTCCTTCCGACATTTTTTCGATCAGGTTTTGGCTATCTCTTAAAGGTTTCAAACTTTTAGATAGAATGAAATAGATGATAAACCCGATTACAAACAATCCGCTAAATGAGATCGCTAACATATAGAAGATAGTAGAGATCGCTTCTTTGGAAACTTCTTCGTTTACTATAGTCACGAAAGATCTAAATCCGTACTTTTTGTTGGTATGAACTACCATAGATTTATAAGCACCGTCCATCACGTACTTAATCGGGACTCGGTCCGGTGCGTTTACGAATGATTTTGCAAATGGAAGATCTTCCATCTTTTTCAATCTCATATTTTCGCTGACATGATTTAAGAAGGTCATTTTAGGAGTGAGAAGTCCTGGATAACCTGTTTTTCCGATCTTGATCGATTGTACGATATTATTGGTTAGATCACCGATGCGGACCGAGAATACCAAAAACGCCTTGGAGCCGTCGTTTAATTCAAATTCTCTAATATATAAAATAACGGGAGATCCGTTCTGGGTAGAATTAGAAGGTTCACTAAAAAAGAATGCCTTCTCTTTATTTGTATTTCTGATCTCATCCGCTCCAGGAAGTTGAAATGCGGAAGTTAAAGGAACAATTTGGCTACTTGCCAAGGTCCCGGTTCCGACAGAATGAGAGAACCAATCTCCTGCTTCTTTCCAAACCGCTATCCCTTCGAATCTTTGGCTGGATCCTAAAAAATTATTTAGAAAATTTTCAGCTTCCTTCCAATTTTTCTGAGATACCAAAAATCCTAAGGTTTTGTTCCGGATGATGAGTTCGGCTTCTTCTTCCGTGTCCTCATAAATTCCTTGGGTGAGAAGGTCCAAGGTTTGAGAAACATTCAACATTTGGTTGGTATAAGCATTCTTTAAAGATTCATAATTGAGTTTGTAAACCACTAGAGAAACACCTATCGCCAAAACTAGAACGATGGAAAAAAAGATCAATGCTAGGGTTTTAGTCAGATTCAGTTTGACCAAGGACTCTAAAGAAATGGAGCCGAATAGGTCGGTTCTAGTTAGATTGTCCTTTAGCCAATCCGTGATCAGATAAAAATAAACGGCACTCCAAAGACCCCCGAATACGATCAGCCCCAATAGAATAGAATAATCCGTTTTGCTGATAGGCAGAAAGATCCCTAAAGATACTACGAAGATCCCGCCTCCTATCCAGATCCTTACCAGTATGTCTGCCGCATGTAAAACAGGAAGTCGGAAGACTGCTTTTTGGGCTCCAATGACTGTTTCTCTAGTTACTGCGCCTTCTGCAAATTGTTTGGAATATTTTCGTAACGGTTTTAATTTATAAAAAGAGGAAAGTGAACTGGTTACGAGTCCTAGGACAAAGATCACTCCCATGACGAACCAAAGAGAGTCCGCTCCTGTCAGATCCAAGTCCATAAAATGGATCAGAAATACGATCGCAAATGGGGTTCCGATCAGATAACCTAATCCTTCCGTTAGGAATAGAAATCTTGCGGAGAATACGGAAATTTCTTTGTTTATGTTTTTCATGCGCGATCCTGGTTGATTTTTTTTTCGACCTAGTATGATCTAAAAAAGTTTCTTTTTAAACGCCAAGAGAACGAAACCTAAAATTTAGGAACACAAAATTGATATTTGATTCTTCTGATAAGCGGATCGCTGTAGTAGGTGATATACACGGATTCTGGACCTGGGTCGACACCGAATACTTTTCTAAAAGTAATTATGATTCTGTGATATTTACCGGCGATCTCGGAAACAATCGACCGGGGAATACAAACAAGATCGCCCAATTGATCTCTAAAGTTCGGAAACCAAAGTATATCATTTTAGGAAATCATGATACTACTTCTATCCCTCAATTACTAATGGAGATTGCGAACGCTTCACCTAACATTGGTTACTTAAGTCATACATTTCATCTTCTTAGATACAAAAAGTTACTTAAAGACCTGGGCGATTCTCATATTTGCCAGTATAATCTTTCTCAGGTCGGGCCAAGGATTTCACTGTTAGGGGCTAGAACTCTTTCTATGGGAGCCAGATTTAATTTTCAGTTATTTATTAAATCAGTGTTTGGAATTTCTTCTTACGAAGAATCGGAGAAAAAATTCCATGAATTGATCCAGAACATTGACTTCCAAAAACAAGATCTCATTATTCTTGCTCATAACGGTCCTTCCGGTCTAGGAGACAAGGCTCATGATATTTGGGGTTGCGATTTCAAGAGTGAAGAAGGGGACTTCGGAGATAAGGATCTAGGCAATTTTATCCGAACGATCGCTAACCATGGCAAAAAGCCCAAGGTAGTGATTGCAGGGCATATGCACCATTCTTCCAGAAAATTAAGAGTAAAGACTAGGATTTGGAAAAAGAAAGAAGAAGGTACACTGTATCTAAATCCTGCCAGAGTCCCTCGTATCTTCTCGGACAAGCAAGGAAATATCTGGCACCATCATGTGGAACTGATTAGAAAGAATGGAGATTGGACTGCTGAGGCGAAATATTTGAAGAATGGAGTGGAGGAAATTTTTCCCCTCCCTGAGTTTATAGAGAGGGAGAAAAATCGAATCGAAATGAAAGACTGAATTATTCCGAGAAAGAATCCAGCTTTTGTTTTACTTCCTCGTTTAAAGGCTGCTTTCTGTGGAAGTCGTTCAATAACTTGAGAGCCTCGTCTCTTTTTCCCATATCGGAATAGAGTTCCGAAAGTTCTACCACAGGACGAGGGTCCATCGGGAACTTTTTGTGTAGATCCACATAAATTTCCTCTGCCTTGTCTCTTGCACCTTTCATCTTCAATGAAGAAGCTTTTCCAAGAAGTGCGAAATAATCCTCACCTTCTGAAAGAATTCTATTAAAACATTCTAATGCTTTATCGAATTCTCCCATACCTCTTAAACTATCCGCATATCTGTTGATGATAAGTTTATTGTCAGGATCGAATTCCAAAATTCTTTCCCAGAATTCATTTGCTTTGCGGAAATCTTTTTTACCACGATAAGATTCTGCCAATCCGTATAATGCGAAGAAGTTCCTTGGGTCTAGATCCGCAGCTCTGCGATAAT from Leptospira selangorensis includes:
- a CDS encoding FeoA family protein, which gives rise to MKSKLFELEEGESGKITGIKNKSGKTGLVRNLLDMGFLPGTKITVVRKFQDQDKMIVKLGLVRLAIRKLEADLLELN
- a CDS encoding ABC1 kinase family protein, which produces MAGFIDQLLQGVNSASRIVTSSYVFSTKTILLLKDLATGGSGSRNIPVRLREAFEELGATYIKLGQFIASAPSLFPEEIVTEMQKCLDSVRPLPFSEIQKVLKKELGRDYQKLFQSIDPVPMASASIAQVHSAVTKDGLDVVVKVQRPDIEGALGADLNLLFLASKLFEIFVPGLNKSGLSEMVGMFQSSILEEIDFVKEANNCEEFERYLLSSGETRARVPKIYRELSTKKVLVMEKFYGAPITDEISLRKFSKDPSKTLSDALEIWFSTLSKSGFFHADVHAGNLMILRDGTVGFIDFGIVGRISSKVWEGLMIFLEGLALNRTDRIASGLVRMDGTASGIDEKKLAKDLETVFNQMSKMVLDIQMGELDAFDEKKMNTILFEFRDISDRNGLKIPKEFGLLIKQILYFDRYIKSFAPELDLIRDREKFIK
- a CDS encoding helicase, whose translation is MSGESVLLQELEKLELNDLKKTAALWNIPKLPFKEKNKNVKFLFDSFLDEFYLKGVLEKLTVLQVNIYTSILKNKNVLTLGEISRKVNIPPINVEMELNLLRKYQLVYQRKNRERLTNNLDKYHAFDELAALVSLDQNLKGDKYKVSVEKLLDRKKLTDISNEWKKAVKAPAKIDSIRKFITHATSDEAYEAAILSLSELERDTVVRIYLSGGAADADDIRSFIVMSRGKYETIIPALVEKGMIADVCFVEEKFVRIFALPEELLKYIQNNPILPSVKKGTRQRQEKLATNELDFFLNTKKLLSYISRKGLVLAKSGKVKQADHKRTEQELLNPDISIFPEKSQIYQMELILPILKLLNLADIKGENIILRGDLDGFLAKDIFEIMKLVIHEVNEARMKRVNPPEVFQPTEMPFYDKMILDKCVNLIIKSKRIHLSVIFSNIIREHLIFSPGFRTKNFQTDLADLRKEIMSAIFYLHLFGLLEVEYPNRFLTLSKLGEYFFQTGELAGVTEKGGITINPDFSVIAFPEKVSIYGIHLLKAFTELKDYDRVYTFVLTKEAYQLGILLGYKTNEFVDFLKASSRAELAQNLLFLLEDWGGNLPVVEVAEDCVLVRTKDQNVMELLLGQIKGKKIVLDEIGPTAVLVDKTRVQDVITVAEKLNLIINLTR
- a CDS encoding methyl-accepting chemotaxis protein; amino-acid sequence: MKNINKEISVFSARFLFLTEGLGYLIGTPFAIVFLIHFMDLDLTGADSLWFVMGVIFVLGLVTSSLSSFYKLKPLRKYSKQFAEGAVTRETVIGAQKAVFRLPVLHAADILVRIWIGGGIFVVSLGIFLPISKTDYSILLGLIVFGGLWSAVYFYLITDWLKDNLTRTDLFGSISLESLVKLNLTKTLALIFFSIVLVLAIGVSLVVYKLNYESLKNAYTNQMLNVSQTLDLLTQGIYEDTEEEAELIIRNKTLGFLVSQKNWKEAENFLNNFLGSSQRFEGIAVWKEAGDWFSHSVGTGTLASSQIVPLTSAFQLPGADEIRNTNKEKAFFFSEPSNSTQNGSPVILYIREFELNDGSKAFLVFSVRIGDLTNNIVQSIKIGKTGYPGLLTPKMTFLNHVSENMRLKKMEDLPFAKSFVNAPDRVPIKYVMDGAYKSMVVHTNKKYGFRSFVTIVNEEVSKEAISTIFYMLAISFSGLFVIGFIIYFILSKSLKPLRDSQNLIEKMSEGDLTHKLTVLSRDEIGEMAISINEFNRKVKAVLHKIFDASHSLANSSDEMSSTLKTISDNAQDQAAASEEISASIEEISAGMDAISYRTKEQVTLLNSLDSEMVEFSSSIKNTSENLENTLSHVKEITDEARRGGKSLELTDQSIRKISQSSDQITGVIEIITTISEQIHLLALNAAIEAARAGAAGKGFAVVADEISKLADKTSNSMKEIENIIQANETEIGIGVSNIRDTVNVIGGIIQRIETIYIRMNEVSSVMGEQLVRNKVVNKKGQEVKERSEGIQTAIQEQKLAVEEISKTISSINDLTQSNASSTEELSSGSVGLAHLSEDLKNQAEYFHF
- a CDS encoding metallophosphoesterase, with protein sequence MIFDSSDKRIAVVGDIHGFWTWVDTEYFSKSNYDSVIFTGDLGNNRPGNTNKIAQLISKVRKPKYIILGNHDTTSIPQLLMEIANASPNIGYLSHTFHLLRYKKLLKDLGDSHICQYNLSQVGPRISLLGARTLSMGARFNFQLFIKSVFGISSYEESEKKFHELIQNIDFQKQDLIILAHNGPSGLGDKAHDIWGCDFKSEEGDFGDKDLGNFIRTIANHGKKPKVVIAGHMHHSSRKLRVKTRIWKKKEEGTLYLNPARVPRIFSDKQGNIWHHHVELIRKNGDWTAEAKYLKNGVEEIFPLPEFIEREKNRIEMKD